The genomic region tttataaaaaccaataagaataaaattttataaaataatgcttgagtcattcacattttctctttGCAGGATGTTTCAACGTGCTCATTGTCCAGGAAACATTTAGTATTTTTCCTGTTCATCCTTTCCATACCATATATACTCAAATAGATTTGTCTTTTGATAAGTTCAGAATGCCCAGTCCAGCTATCAGTCATTAATTTTTACGTTCATAAATTGCTGCTCCAAATAATTTTGCCCCTGAAAAATATGTCCTGCAGTAAGATAtcaaaaattgaaagcagaatATTAAATTGAAGAGgttttttttaagtcaaatgCACAACCCCTTTTTACATTGGCGAAAAATGTATTTTGTAACATAGAGTGAAATGTGTGTGAACATTAGAGGAAATAATAGTACTGCTCTTGTAGTTTCCTTCCTGATCACCAATCCTAATATCTCTGCAATACTATCACAAGGAAGTTAGAAGAAAAAATGGGATTCAGCAAATTCTGAGCATACCACAGAGAGGTGTTTCCCAGCAGCAGGAGCCTTAGGATGGGTCTGGGGATTGGATTCATACACGCTTTGGTATTTGTCCTCGAACCTTTGAGGGTGGCAACTCTGTGTGAGACTCAGTGCATGCACAATTTGGTGCACCATATGCTTGCACATGGAGTGGATGGCCATATGTGTTCCCAGGTATATTTTGGTGTTGGGTGGGGATTGTATAAACTTGCCAAAAATACCACAAAAGGAAACCTTAAGTCCCCATGTTAAGTCCTCTTCCCACCAAACCTATCACTAATTTTATATCACTAGATGCAGAATTTTCTTTGCAGAGTTTAATAGTCCAACTCATGTCACTtatggtaaatatttttttttctgaccttTTCTTGCaggttttccagttttccttttaCATCTCATTAaatgatatttcttttaaaaaataaactgttcTGGTGGCCTATGCGATGATATGAGCAATTGTAATTTGCCTTAATAAAGTCAACATAAATAAAAGTTTGGAAAGAACTTTGAACTACTACTAATATGAAATTTTAGCACTCAGAAAAGTATGATTTTTCGCTTAAAGGATTatgcaacaaattaccacaatGGTAGTCTTTCTGAATGTCACAGtgttattataaaattaaagaaaaacatgttGGCAATTTACTTTATTAGATggtaacatttataaaataatatttgatatGCATAAGAGcagaatttccttttttcttttattaagaaacaattcCTTGAGTAAGGCTTTTGTACTAATCATAAAGCAAGTAAAGTCTTCAAAAATTATATACAAACATTAGATTTTAAATCAAAAACTTTATTGTAAAAAAGGAcgttaaaaactattttaaaaagaaatattgatttcaCAAATCTTCCTGTCATTTATAGGAAAAGCTATAGATAACATCTCACTTTCATACAAAACTCATTCgatcatataaaaataaatgcaaatttacaCTGACTCATCATCTATACAATTAATTATAAAAGGCACTTGGAAAGGGTGTTGTTTCATGTATTGCATTTGTCATAtgcatttaaaatactttaagtAAATTATTCAATTCCCAAGAATACTTCTTGcacttattcccatttttaattaactttaggaaatcattaaaattttttcttttaaaagtaagaCATGGATCAAGCATGTACCAGGAATGTTCAAAGCTGGTCTTTCCATCTTTGCCCAAGGCACATACTGTTTatgggggggggaagaaaaaaagaacaaaaaaacaaacaaaataacccactcacacaaaaacaaaacaaaacacacttttAATACATTCTCCTTTTTTTTGATATTGTTCATTTTCCCTCTGTcttaaaaatatagtttaaagCATTACAGGCCATTCAAAATGCATTAGTTTAACCTTGGCAACCAGACATCGAATGAAGTAAACTTGGAAGACTTTATAAGGCACCTGAGATAGCCTGGCAGATTCTCTTCCTATAGGAAATTCTATTATAAACTCTGTTACAAAGCAATACTGTTCGTTTCACTTGAAATGATTTGGCAGCAAGTAAATCTTTGCATTCTTTcttagtaagaaaaaaaaaagacgcaaTGTGCTTTTTGCTTCATCTTTGAAAAGAAAGGTCCTTGTTTTCTACCCTCTCAATCTAGCTGTCAGTAAAGACAGAGTAATTTTAAGCTTCACATGGAAAGGATTAACTTTAAACACATGGATTCCATGCTCTTCCAGCTTTtagtgtgtgcgcgtgtgtgtgtgtgtgtgcaagagagagagatttggttGGTAAGCACAAGAGAAAATGCCTTTGGACTTTCATTTGTCATTTGGAATTGGAGTGAAGAAATGGATTCTGTTTGAGTAAACACAGTTGGCGTCACTCAGTGTGCCACACAGCAGCCAGATTCCTCGTGCTTGTGCAGGAGAGACATTCTGGAGAAGGTTTTGGAGCAGTTTTTGCACTGGTATTTCTTTACATCAGAATGGGTCTGAAGATGAGCCCTCAGATTTGACCTGTCCGCAAATGCTCTATTGCAGTGAGGACAAGAAAAAGGCTTCTCccctggggggtggggtaggaggaggcaaagagaagaaaaagtcaGTATTTTTAGAAGAAAAGCAAAGTCAAATAACTTTTATAAATAGCAATCACATTTTTCCCAAAGAATGAGAAGCAGCAGAACTGCTTTGAAATTCCTTGCAAGGCCTGCTTATTTTAATATCTGGCCCTTTAAGACAAATTTGAGTGTTGCATTGAAGAAGATCACACCCAAAATGTTGTTACTGCTGCCAGGCACACAGAAACAACTCCTGCAGTTCTAGGAATTTCGCTCATGAAAGCTTTCTGCTTCGGCAGGTGCAGCTAGTGTGGAGCTCCCCCAACATTTCCCAgtatttcctctttccctctttctggaCTATGGCCCTGGAAGTACAAATGCCTTGGCTCCCTGAAGGATGATTTGGTGctgggaataaaaaaaattaacagcaccttccccgccccaccccccccaaaaaaagaaaagaaaaatgatactcGGTTCCAACTATCTCTGTACTGCCAGATATGGCAGTAAAAATGTGATTAACAGAAAACTATAGGTAAACGGTTCATCTATTTACCAAATCAATTAAGATAGCAACATCTGTATTTGCTGATTACCAGGGCAGTTTCACTGGACACACATTCAAGTCCACCTTTTCTGCTTTTCTAACTGATCTTTGAGACCAAACCTCCTCCAGCTACTTTCCAAAGTCTAAACCCTGTTTGCAGTCTCTACAACAGAGGTCGTTAACAAGAAACGGTGTGCTGCGCGCACTAACAAATTTTGGGGGAGCGTTGGGAAGTCGCTATAAATTAAGGCCAGTCCTTAGCAGACCGCCCCTACCTCATGCACCCAGCAGGCAGCACTGAGCCAGAAGGCAAGATTCCtagcctcctttttttttttttttgtctcttaccAGTGTGCGTTCTAATGTGTCCTTGAAGTAGCCAGGGTCTGGAGAACGCCTTGCCACAGATCTTGCAGACACAGGGTAAGGTGTGGGTCCGAATGTGCATCTTCAGGGCGCCCAGGCTCACGTACTCCTTGTCACAGTATTTGCAGCTGAAGGACTTCCTCGACTGGGCGTCGCAGTGCAGCTGCTTGTGTTTCGCCAGCCCGGAAAACGTGGAGTAGGTCTTATTGCATAAGTTGCACTGAAACTTTTCCGCTTCGATGGCGTGAGGGTCTGACAGCTTGGACTGTATTCGCTCCTCTTCGTCGCTGATGGGACTTTCGGAGCCGCTGTGGTCCTTGGACGAGGTGTCGGATGGCGGCGGGGGACTCACGCGCCCCAGGGAGGAGGGGTATCCCGAGAGGGGGGAGAGGTCGCTGGGCAGCGGGGAGTGGAAGGGCGCCGCGGCGGTCCACACGGTGATGGGGTTGTAGGCTCCCGAGCTGAGGATCTCTGGCTGGGGGATGACGGGCAGGGGGTAGCTCTCGTAGAGGTACGGGGAGATGATCACTGCGGGGAGAGACGACAGGGAGGACGACGGTCAGAAGAGCGCAGGAGCGCGCCCGGAGGCCGTGCGGCCGCACCTTCGGGACGGACCCGGGAGGGCCCTGCACGCCCAGCCCCGCACCCACGTATCAGCCCGGCAGCGGCTGATGCGTCCCTGGACGCCGAGCCTGACAGCTGCTCTGAGCTCTGCAGCCAGGGAAGGGCCTGCACCGCCCAGCGGAGAAGGAAGAACCCCCATCTTCCCGCAAACAGGCAGAAACGCCTTTTGCCATTCTATGCGTGGCTTAGTTACGAGGTTTGTAGTCCTGAGTACAGAGTCATGTGTCAATCAAGCTACTCGATAAAGGAACAGAGCCTCCTTACAAGAATATAACAATAATTCGACATCTATGCAATAAGTTACTCAGCTTCCATGTCTAGGAGCTTCCGAAAATGAACTTCAGAGAGAAGTTTTCCTTGTGGGTTACGAGTAAAAACAGCTTTGAATTAAAACTTACCCTGAATGATGAAAAGAACAAATACCCCTGGTTTGAAAAGAAAAGCAGCTTCGACTTTAGCTCTTTCATAATAGTATTTgagtagttatatatatatatatattcttttatatatgtgtacatagaggtagagatagagatagatataTTTTTTACCTGTGTGTGTGTCTAGCTCGCTGTAATTTGGCTTTTTGGAGGCATTGAAATGCTTCTTGACCAGGAAGGAGCGCGGCATCTTGTAGGCGAGTCAGGCGGTCCGAGTGGCTCCCTGCGCGGATAACGGTCCGACTGAGGACGGCGAGTGCCTACAGCATCGCGGCGGCCAGCGAGGGCCGCTCAGGTGCGGCGGGCGAGAGCGAGCCAGCGTCTCTGAAGTGGCCCGGTCCTTCACACACTGAACCCGTTTTCGCTGggagggcttctttttttttttttctttttttttttttaactctcttttGCAAGAAAGATCCAATCACAGCTGAGAGGTTCAGATTTCAGCTCCTCCCCCGGGACAGCTGTGAACAGAGGAAGAATCTGTTGTCAGACTAAATTATTCTGGTTCAAAAATGAGCTGTTCTTCGCGATTTCAgtggagagggggaaaaaagtgttTAAGTATTTTCAAGAGAggtaattttccttctttaaCTCGGCCGGTTGATCGTGCCTTCTGAGCGCTCGGCCGGTCCCGCGCCCTGCGATTTCTGGGTGCAGCTGGTCTGGCTTCCAGATGTGGCCGAGAGCAAACACAGCGGGACGACCCGCTCCTCGGGGAAGGGGAGGCGGCGCCGGGCCGGCCTCTGGCGCTAATGAGATCCTATATTTGGAAGTGGCATTTGAGAGGTTTTACTGGTAGATTGACCAGGTAATTAACTCTTGGCTTTTGGAAAAGGAACGTCCAGACGTGAAGACAAAAGCTCCTGAGAGCGAGGAGGGGCTGCCCCGGGGGGGCGCTTCCCGGGGTCTGGAGAACTCCACGGAGCCCTGGGCCGTGCGTCTCCAGGGCTGTGTGCATTTCACTGGAACGGCTTCGGGAAAGCCAGAGGCGGGCACTGCCTCGTGGAAATTAAGTCATCATGTCACCACATTAGCTGTGGAGGCTTCCAAGAGATGGCGACGGCAGACCTGCTTAGTGAGGGCCTGGAAAACGGCATCGGAAGAGATAAACTGTCATTAGGAACAGTGGAAAAGTCCCTCACAAATACATTGACAAGAGTTCCTATCTTTTCATGTAGTTTTATGAAAACATGTGTATGGGTTTTTCAGATATCTGTCTGCTTTTATCTGGTGCTATTTTCTTCAATAAAACGTCACCAGAATCCTCAGATTCTCCCGTTTTCCTGGATTttgttaaaagataaataaaatggtaCAATTGTAAGTAGTGCTTCCTTAAGGTTTTAAAACCTGCTGAAGTTTTATGCAAATAACCTCGATTTTGTATGTGGTATTAAATCTAAAAACACTCTAAGGTGGCTTGTTTTAAACAGTAGGATTTCAGCTGTATTTTCAAACACCTCTGTTTCAGACTTCCTGCCTTTTGCTCAAAGAACGAGAAAAGAACCAATTCACAGGTCAACCACTCTAACCTTGTTTCTAACAGGTGCTGGAAGAAAACAAGTGGAAAAGAAAATCACTAGTTTTGTTAAGACTTGTAGGAATAAAGTGCATTGTCGAGCCGCATAACTTCTTAATCTTAGGATGAGGAACAAGGGGGTGGCGGGGGAGGGCCCAGTAGGCTTCATGAGTTAATTGCAaagatttctcctttttttctttcaagagtaACTGATTTTAATGTCAACTAGAGAAAGTTATTTAGATGAATCCTAATTTTGAAAGAACTGTTTGTAGGAGACAGGAAAGCACAAATGCACATTAGATTTCTCCAGAAACTGAAAACTGGAGTCTAACTCAGGGTAAGTTTTCTGAACTTGCTTTTTTCTGGCAGGGCTGGTTGACATTCAGGCCCCTGTAGGGATCCTCCTTGCCCTGTCCACCCCATTTCCTGCAAAAAAGCATATCTTGTTAGATATGCAATATAGTTGAGGAAACCTAAATTGCCATGGgctcttatttcttcctttctctctgtagACCCTATCCACAGTAATGTCAGaatatattttagtatttatttgcTGATAGATACAGTGGAGGGTAACCTCCTAAAAGGcgtattttttttctaaattatttcttaaaattaccCGTAATTCACTGTCCTTGAAAAGTCCTGGGATTGGAGTGTGCACGCACGACAGAGCGAGCCCTCCGCCCCTTGCGCACGCGGATGCGCCGCCCCATCGCAGGCGTGACACACGAGCGCCCTTACTGGAAGGAGTGAATGATGCTGAGAACTGCACGTAAGGCATGTTATTACACAGATCCGCACCGCAACCAGTCACACTCGCTACCTGCGTGAGGTCTGCTGTCAAGACGGGGAGAGTTTGCGAGCTGATGGCGTGAGTCAGACCCGACAGGTGCTCTGCTCAGACACAGCAGCGGGCACTGGCGCCAGAAGAACGCGGGAACCCCGGGAGGAGGGAAGTCAAGTCGCCCTCGAGGCCCCTGGCAGGGCTCAGTTAGGACGGAGGGTTTCCTTGGCTCTGCCAGCCTCAGGGGCCTCTGCGGCCCGCCTAGGTCCCTGCGTGGGGCAGAGGTCATTCCCGAGGCTTGGCACAGGTTTTACATGCTTCGCTTTGGAACCAAACGGCAGGCCATCAATGAGAAAGGAAATGGGCAGAGCAAAACCAAGTGGGCTGTACTCAGGCAAGGAATTCGTTCTCAGTTTACAAGAAACGGATGTTCCATGATTAGCATGATTGGAATAGCTATTATAAAAGGAAACAATGCTTGCCTTGAGGCGTGCCATGGAGCTGCCCAGCCAGGGTGAGCAGGCGCCCAGGTAAAGCACATCCTAGAGCTGCCGCCTGCCCGTGGTGGGGCAGAGAGccaggaagaaggagggagctgTTTGCGGCAGATCCCCGAACTGGACACCCCAGGACTCCCCAGGGTGATGTCTTTAAAAGTAACTCGCCCCGTGTCTGTGCCAAGCAGGAGGgccctttcctttccttatctTCTGAGGAATGGGCTCTGTGGGACCCGCGAAGACTATGCCAGCTAATTCATTACCTGCCAGGGATTTCATTAGTATGTGACTAACTTTACTGTCTTTCAGTCCCTCTGTTTTCTGAAGAAGCTGACAAAGATAATTTGTCGAAACTTGGTGAATAAAAGGTTGCTCTCCGGCCAGTGGCCAGCCTGTCCCCACAGGCCCCTCCTGGATCTGTGGGGTTTCTCAGGGACCCGGTTGTTTTCAGGAAAGACATTTTCTTGTCCTTCCAAACAAGGTCCTTAATTAGATTCCTGAGGCTTGGGAAGGCACCTCAGATTTATTTGGTTTGCAGAGAGATTTGTGTATATTTAGGCATTTAGGCATGTAAAAAGTAGTGCAGGTACTTAATGCTAGGTTtagaaatagagaaaactgtCCCCAGAAAAAGTCATGGCAAGGCAGAGGCAGAAAATCCCACCCTGTGCCGTgctcaatctgtgtctcttagaAGAGCTAGCATCAAC from Dasypus novemcinctus isolate mDasNov1 chromosome 14, mDasNov1.1.hap2, whole genome shotgun sequence harbors:
- the SNAI2 gene encoding zinc finger protein SNAI2, producing the protein MPRSFLVKKHFNASKKPNYSELDTHTVIISPYLYESYPLPVIPQPEILSSGAYNPITVWTAAAPFHSPLPSDLSPLSGYPSSLGRVSPPPPSDTSSKDHSGSESPISDEEERIQSKLSDPHAIEAEKFQCNLCNKTYSTFSGLAKHKQLHCDAQSRKSFSCKYCDKEYVSLGALKMHIRTHTLPCVCKICGKAFSRPWLLQGHIRTHTGEKPFSCPHCNRAFADRSNLRAHLQTHSDVKKYQCKNCSKTFSRMSLLHKHEESGCCVAH